The following is a genomic window from Tripterygium wilfordii isolate XIE 37 chromosome 19, ASM1340144v1, whole genome shotgun sequence.
CTTTCTTCCCCTCTATTTGTGATGAAttatcttcttgttcttctcctattttttctttttcaggaaCTACTTCTTCTTGTTGTGATGGCTCATTTCCCCTATTTTCTCCCTCAATATCTTCTTCTGAATTTTCTTCTGTATCTTCTCCTAAGCTTTCTACTTCTAAATCTATCTCTTTTTCTAAATCTCCCTCTTCTTCCAGTTTTGAatattcttcaatttcttctcctttttcatcttcttctgatTCTGTTTGCCCTTCATCTTCGTCATCAATCATATCTATCATCATCGTCTTTTCTTCTGAATTTGTTGCTACTAATTCACTTGTATTTACCTATATCAACACAATATTAATGAACATAAAAAACATCAGCAATTAAGTTCACACGCAATGACATAGTTATAATGCCACTGTTTGGCATAGTAACATTTGACCTAATGTTACCATTTAGAAActgtaaaattaaattttactattttgaaatagtACCATTTGACATAATGTTTCCGTTTAGAAACTGTTTTGGAGCATTAACAATATATTATAAAAAGTAAATATGAAACAAATAACTATCCTGACTTACTTTTTTCCATTCAATTTTCACAATATCAATTGTCTTaaattcttttcttattttcctCAAATCCCATTTTAGACATCGAGGGAATGCTTTATTGTCTTCAAGAGCAATGATTTACATGCTTGCACAGCAAATACTGTTATCACAcatggaagaaaaataaatgttagTAAAACTTTGtacaattatatatttattgtttgtGTAAGATACAATAGCATGATGATTTAGAACAAAGTAACTTAGTGGTAAAGCCATAACACAGCTGGTGACGTTTAATGGAATGTCCCCATGTGCACATAGAGACATGTACAGGCAATCAAGAATGTGGGAAGACCAATCATATGTAGTCATTCGGCTTATATCATCAACGTATTGAATGTATGCCCATCCCAGTGACTGTGCTTTGTTTGGAACGCAGAGTGATACGAGGAAGAAAAGAGTAACTAACCTAGCTACATCTTCAAtgtcaaaaaattttctacctTTCATTGCAGTATTCAGAGCTGCAGATATTTTTGTCTTAGTAATGCGATCGCATTTGTTAAACCTTCGTTCAACAAATTCGCTTGTCATCTTCCCCTTTTCCCAGAAGCAATTTTTTTCTCCATAAGTAATTCCAAATATCAACTTGATGTCATTGTGACTCATTTTCAACTTCTTCCTGTTGATGTAGAATTTCCCTGATTTGGCATCGAATAAAATATCATATCCAGAATGATGTCATCGAACTTCCTACATTTTTTGCTGTCCAAATTGACTTTCAAGATGCATTTGATAAGATTCTAAAAGGAGTTTTCTTGAGATGGATCAGGTATTGTTTTCtgaattttattcttttgatcTCTCGTATTACTGAGATTTGATCTGTATTGTGGTAAAAATTTTAAGACCTGCTTGCTAGCCATTGTCTTCTTACTTTGTTTTATAGTGCCCTGTATAAAGTGAAATGTTtatcataaataattaaatgttAATGTTTGATAAAATAGTAACTTATAAAACAGTAACTTAACTCATAATAGTTACCTTATCAGAATGAATCTTTCACCATTTTTCTTCAACAAGCAATCTGAATGAGACAATACTATGTAGATTTTTTTAAGCATGTATGGGATATGAGAACACAAACTTGAAATAGTAACTTTAAGAAATaacaaaatagtaacattagtaATGTGATCATCAACCAGAATAGGAGGGCTTTCTATAGTAGACAAATAACTTTAtcatcaaataaaatattaacattATAATAAAAATAGCAGGGCCTgaacttttttgaaaaatatcaaaaagtaAATTTCATTATATATGAAGGGCAACATTAATCATGTATGCCTCAAAAAACCTAAAATTAATGCAAAATTTATCaacaaatttaaatttattgaaaaagtTTTTAGTACAAAATTTAGCAAGAAGAAATATAGTCAAAGTAAACCTGAAACAGTAACTTCTAGAATTTTTCTTTGGTTAGGGTTCTGGTTTAGTCTTTATTTTCAGTGAATCCCTTGGATGCTTATCAATTCTAGTTCCTGTTACGGTTATTGCAAACTATTAACCCATCCTATTATATAGAAATGACttcctttcaaaaaattatataatagcATTATTCTTAACTTATATAAGTTTCAGAACTAGACATCGAAGGATGCAGAAATTTTTCTTTAACAACAAACTTCGATAATTAACTTATATAAGTTTCAGAACTAGACCCAACTACCTTACATTGAACTAGTTACTTAACAGGTATGCAAAATAAGATGCCAAACTAGTTACTACACCTTCTGTGCAAGAAAAACTTTAGTCAACGCAATCTTAGTGGCCTTCAACAACTTCAAACACTGTCaataagcaatttcaaatcattccAAATATCAATTCAATTCATTCACTCTACACAAAATtagcaagaaagaagaaaaacaacggTAATGATACCTCATCCATAGACAGATTGACCTCCTTTTCTTCCAGAGCACCCAAATCCTCGACAAAGATTATAGTAACTTCTAACCCTAATTAGTCCAAAATTTTAAAGAGTAACAACAGATCTTTAAAGCTACTATAATCTTTGTATAATACGTAACAAGAGAAGTATAACGATCTCACGTTTTTGATTTGTAGCAGTTTATCACCGGAATTGGTTGGCTAGAGTGAATGTCGGAGGTAGTTTTGGTCTTCGTCAGTTGTAGAGAATAGAAGAGACATTGTTGTTGGATCTAAGTCACACAAGAGgcgggtgaattgtgtccccaaattcctattAGGAATGCTCTTTAATAAAATCATCACACAAAACACAGACAAACAAGATTCGGTCTCTAATAATCCTAATAAGATTCAAACAAGTATTAATCTAAGTTTATCTCACATAGAATCACGGAGGTCAAATAGAAGCAAGTATATAAGATCACAGAATCACACAAGATTACAACTCACATTCAGATTGTAACAAGATAATGAATCGGACAATCAATGCATATATTAAgaatatataaaataagaaaatcaacaaaacaagTACTAATAATGGAAATATGATCAGACGTGCAAGTATGATAGAAGTTATCAATCACAACCAGACTTAGCGTACAAAACTTTATATGGTACAAAACTTTATATGGTCAGAGTTAATGTTTTAATCAAGCAAGAACACACCAattaataagaaaatcaaagcaaataTGCAAAgctataaaataaagagtgaagGAGAGAAATGCAAACAGTGTTTAGAGTGGTTCGGATACTTCCCCAAGTTTTCCTACTCCACTACCTGGACAGTACCTATCTAGGCTTTCAAATCCACTATATCACGTGGCTTTTCAAAGTAACCACAAACTTTTACACAAAAGGTGTTACCCGAATAGGGTTacaagtttaggctcaaaggtttcactcaagtgtatagACACAAGATAGTGTAATGGAACTCTCCATATTTTTCTCTAACTCATGGGTAGGATATATAGGTATTGTGAAGTGTAGGAGCTTTTAGAGAAAATAAGAAAGGCTTTAAGTGCTCACGGCTAGAGAGCAGAAAAGTGAATAATGCTTGTGCTTTGAATAATGCAGAGAATTCAGCTAACtcttttcttgcttttgttgttgATCTCATGTGTAGCTTCATAGGACAACAACTTGTCTCTTTAAATTTGGCTTTAGAAACCCTCAAAGACTTCTCCTTAATCTTGACTAATTTTCTCCATGATTTGCTCCCAATTGAATCATCAATTAGCCCCATTGTTTAGCTCTTCATACTAGGAAATTAAAATCAGCAATTTGACTTCACATAGGTGACTAGAGCTTCTTGTATATCAAAGAAGAGAACATCTTGTTTGATAAGGAAACTTGCTTTGATTCTCCTTGATAATGTGGGATTTCAGACCATATGGAAAATCAACTCCTATCTGTATTCTGTCTTGAAATATTTCTTGTACTTGATTTGAATATGAAATTACATTCCAGAAATGACCATGATAACAGCGCTCCATGATCTTCTCTTGTAAATTACCTTTCCTTGATTGTCGGCTCCAGAACTTTGGTAATAACAGGAGCTACGACTTGCATAAATCATgacattaaatattttaatcaaGCTTGCCATATTAGAATCATAGCTTGCTGTACCACCACTCAATCTTCAAGAATAGCTTGATTCAAAGCTTTATAAATGGAAAGATATATCACACTTTATTCGCCAATCAACTTtatatctttctttgtttttttttcacgaAATCACATTCTTCCTTCATTCTGCATTCAAATGCCTTGCAAGAATCAACTCGTCAATCTCTTGAATTCAGCTTGATCATATATGAAAGCTTGATAAGGAAAATATGCATTCGGCTCTCTTTGAATTTCTCTTGATATTCTTCAagtcaataattgcaaaaatgGAAGCTAGATCACATGGTTTGCATATTAATTCCTTGATTTATGCAATTCCACTTCAAAactctctttcctttttgaCTTTGGCACCAACAGCTCACTTTGGCTCCATATTAATTCCTTGACACATTTTGAAGTCGACCACATATAATTTACATGTCGCACAAATGTCCACCTTAGTTGCGACATAGGCAATTTTCATTTTTGACTCAATTTTCTCATAGTGGATTCACACAGGTGTCACTGAGATTTTGGCTAGCCCTAGACCTTTCCTCGGTCATTCTTGAGCTACCATATATTTTAGACAACTTTGACATTTCTTtgatttaacatgaaaaatataaatggtGTACTATACCACaatatgcttgtaagctcaaAAGAGCTTCACGCTTTGAGTATAGGTTAgtcaatataaataattaatcttTTAGTATGAAACACataatcacatatatatatatgaatattcaTGTAAAGTTTCAGTTCAAACAAAGATCATATAGTCATATGAtgagtcacataaatcaatagGATAATAAAATTGCGCAGCAATTTCGGACAGATATTAGGGCAACGATTTTGAGCAGGAAAAAgtcaaaatttcttaatcatgtcttcataaaaaatattcattatgatgtaaataatgtcgctgccaaatttcagcttaatccaaattcatttgatataaaaatgatcagTGAGTTTACAAGTAGGTTTAAACCTTTTCAATAAAAGACAATTTCAAATTCGATATCTTTGTAATTAAGTTTATCacatagtgcatgtaatcaaatagcacaataatattggatcatcaaaattaaaatgtagggCATTTGGTCCAACAATGGTGACGTTTTTGTGGTTTTGGAGTAAGATCAGGGGTAAGAAtgtacttaagcaagaagtggACCTTAGAGGGATAAACTGTTTTGGGCTGGACTTAATTGTCCATAAGTTTCTAAATTGGTATCAGCCCGTCATTTTCCCTTAATTATTTCTCGAACCGTGTGTAGTGGGCCCCGATTAATAATTAACCTTTCTATATAATAGGGTGGTCCAAGATTGGGCCAATTCTGATTGAGACAAATAAAAAGGAGTAAAAGGCCGTGAAGAACTGTGTGGTCGGCCTCAACTGGTGAGTTGTTGTCTTATCGGGCGTCTTTAGGTTACCTGTACTAGGTAAGAAGATGGTGTGCAAGGGATGATCTTTGGTGCTATTTGTGGTGGTAACGTGCGTGAATCACGTGATGCATTCGGCACATAAGATGCATGTGGCGGATTCCGCATTTCATGGAAgagacaaacaaaaaaacaaaaagccgTGAAGAACTGTATGATCACCCTCAACTGGTCAGTTGTTGTCTTATCTGGCGTCTTTAGGTAAGCTGTACTAGGGAAGAAGATGGTGTGCAAGGGATAATCTTTGGTGCTATTTGTGGTGGGAATagatatttggatttttattatAAAGCTAGGCCAAGCAAATATTTTGATCAGACATTGATCAAAAAACGAGAAATATGGAGATTGAGATAATATCAAGAGAGTGCGTCAATCCTTCTTCTCCAACACCTCATCACCTTAGAACCTACAAGATATCTCTGATTGATCAATTTGGCAGTCCAGCATTAACTTCTAGCCTCTTTTTCTATCCACCAAGCCAAGCTACCTCCATCTCCATGACCAAGAGATCACAGTTGCTAAAACACTCTCTGTCACGCACTCTTACTCTTTATTATCCTATCGCCGGAAGGTTCATTGACAATCTTTCTATTGATTGTAATGACAAGGGACTTTGTTATATGGTGGCTAGAGCTAATTGTGATTTGCAAGACTATCTCAAGCAACCTGATTTATCCAAACTCGCTAAATTCGTGCCAGAAGAAATCATTTGTAGTGAAATAACTCCAGGTGGTTATGTTGTTATGGTACAAGAAACTGCATTTGTTTGTGGTGGTCTTGCTATAGGCATAGTTGTTCCACACCATGTATTCGATGCAACTTCTACGATGGTATTCCTCAAAACTTGGGCCACAATGGCTAGAGGAGGAGCACCGATACCTCCCGTTTCAGCTCCACGTGCTTGTTTcctcaaaacactaaatttCCACAAGATCCGATATCCCCGATTATCGTAGGCCAGATATTTGGTCGGGATGGTAACTTTGTTTTCAGGAGGTTTTTGTTTGAAGGATCAACCGTAAACAATCTTAAATCGAAAGCAACAAGCTCTGGAGTGCATAACCCAACACGGGTAGAGGTTGTGCTTGCACTCCTCTTTAGATGTGTCATGTCTGCATTGAAGGAAAAATATGGTGTCCAGAAGTCAATTTTAATGTCTACTGCAGTAAACTTGCGATCGAGGGCTGTGCCACCATTGCCGGAGACAAGTGTGGGATGCTTAGTTTTGACAAAACCCATTGTAATTGGCGAAGAAACAGATTTGTGTGGTTTCCTAGGCCTGCTAAGGGAAAGCGTGTCCAAAATCAATGGTGAGTTTTTAAAAAGCCTTCAAGCTACTCAAGGACTACAACGATTTTTGGAGTTTGCGATACAGACTGGTGAATCATATTCCAAGGCTTTGTCTGACGGAGCCGAGTTCATTGTGTTTAATAGTTGGTGCAACGCAGGCATGTACAatgttgattttggttggggGAAGCCGATATGGTTTCCATGTCTTCCTCTACCACTTGGTGGATCTGTGATTGCGCTCGTGGATGCTAGAATGAGTAATGGAATAGAAGCATGGGTGTCACTAGAAGAAGAAATCATGTCCGTGGTAGAACGTGATGCGGAAATCCTTTCATTAGCTTCAATAGATCCAAGTCTTCTACAAATTAACTCATTAAAGTCAAACCTTTGATCCATCAATCATCTATGTAACTTTTGTGTGTTGTGTTTTTCTCCGTTACTTTTCTAACTAGGTTGCTTGCCTGCGCTTCACTAGGCTGTCATTGTATTATGGGgttcaaattattcaattcttgcGTTACTTTTGTGTGTTGTGTTTTTCTCCGTTACTTTTCTAGCTAGGCTGCTTACCCGCGCTTCGCACGGCTTTCACTGTATTAGTATGGAgttcaaattattcaattcttgcTTTTGAGGTTATAGAACAAATAAGATCGTC
Proteins encoded in this region:
- the LOC119985495 gene encoding stemmadenine O-acetyltransferase-like, with amino-acid sequence MSALKEKYGVQKSILMSTAVNLRSRAVPPLPETSVGCLVLTKPIVIGEETDLCGFLGLLRESVSKINGEFLKSLQATQGLQRFLEFAIQTGESYSKALSDGAEFIVFNSWCNAGMYNVDFGWGKPIWFPCLPLPLGGSVIALVDARMSNGIEAWVSLEEEIMSVVEHLKYMYASLDPIMIHCAIIDREDTLVHEDYMTEYMKSSAAEFN
- the LOC119986223 gene encoding salutaridinol 7-O-acetyltransferase-like → MEIEIISRECVNPSSPTPHHLRTYKISLIDQFGSPALTSSLFFYPPSQATSISMTKRSQLLKHSLSRTLTLYYPIAGRFIDNLSIDCNDKGLCYMVARANCDLQDYLKQPDLSKLAKFVPEEIICSEITPGGYVVMVQETAFVCGGLAIGIVVPHHVFDATSTMVFLKTWATMARGGAPIPPVSAPRACFLKTLNFHKIRYPRLS